Genomic window (candidate division KSB1 bacterium):
CAGGCTGCGGCCGGCTTCATTGAATTTTTCAATCGACCCCACGGTGTCAACGGCCGCCGAACTGTCCACTTGGCCTTCGAGAATTCGCCATAATTGCTCGCTGCGCTCAAAGCGCACCCGCGCCGAATCCGCCAGGCGCTTGGCTCGCACTTGCAGCGGATATTCGACAAACAGTTGCCGCGCCATGCGATTGGAGGCAATCGCCACGCTGGTGTCCACGCCGGCGGGGACAACGACGTTGCCTTCTTTGGTTTTGACGAGTTGGAGCTTGCTACCTCCGCCGCAGGAACTCAGCAGAAGCGCGATGACACCTGTGAGCAACGACACAATGTGCCGAGAGTTCATTTTAAAACTTCCCAACGGGTAGAAATTCCGCCGCCGGCGGGACAATGGATTGAAGGTCTTCATTGGAAGAACGTTTTTGTTTCTTGGTATGAATTTTTTTGAAATGAATTAATAAAATTTTAAATTATCAAAAAGCTCTTTCCCTTTCCAGCAACCAGCTGCAGGCATCCAGCATCCAGCCACAAGTCACCCGCCCACCTCGGCTTTCACCGTCTCCCACCATGAAAGAAAGATTTGATAAAATTCCTGTGTGCGCCGATCCGACGCTTCGCGCATCACCGAGCCGAAACGCAAAATCTCGCCGTTGGCCTGGCGCGTTAAGGCGCCGAGGCGAAGATAGTTGCTCTGTTTTTTAAAGCCCTCGTCGATGAGATAAGTCACCTCGTCGCCGTCGATCAAAACCACGCGCACCTCGTAGGTTGATTCGACGCAAAGCAAAAACATTTCATAACGCCGGCCTGCGACGCTGAAGACGACGCGCGACGTCAAGTTGCCGGGTTGAAAACCCATGAAACGATCGACGACTTCCGGCAGATCAACCGGATGGCGGCGCATCCATTCCAGCAGCGCGCGATAAATCGGCGTGAAATTGCGATAATTGTCGCCGAAATCATCGAGGCCTTTGAGATCGACTTTCATTGCGGCTTGCCCGCCCTGGCCGCGATTCGAATTGCCGCGGCCCGGCGCGCCCAGCCCGGCGTCGCCGCCATCGGTCGGAATCGCGCCGTTGCCGAACCCGCTGCCAAAGGCGGCGTCGCCGCTGCTGCCGAGCCGAATATCGCTGCCTCTCTCATTGCCGGAACGCCGGCCGCTGGCGCCGGCTGGCAAGCGTGTCGCCAAATTGGTCAGATCATAATCGAGAATCGTCGACAAATCACTTTCCGACAGCGAGGGCATCGTTTGGCGAATGGGAGCGGGAGAATTTTTAATGTCCACGCCACTCGCTGCCGGTTTTTGCGGCCCCGGTTTGGCAAAAGTCGGTTCCGTCAGATCGAGATTGAAATCCTTCAATTCCGATTCGAGATCCAAGCGCTGCGGCACGCGTGCCGTCGAAGCCAGCGCCGGCATTTTTTGCTCCGGCCCGGTTTCGGTTGGCTGCGGCTGCTCGGTGATCGCAATCGGCTTCGGTTTTGGTTTGGGCAAAAAACGCTGCCAATTGATGTCGTCGTAATGCCTGGCAATAAAATTTGCCCGCGGCAAATCCGCAAATCGCAAGCCGACGTAGCTCATCAGCAGCAGCAAAATCGTCACGCCGAGCGCGAGATTGCGGCGGGTGCGCGCCGAACCGAGAAATCCCGTTGGGGTTGTCGTTCGATAGCCAATCACAATGTCACATCCTTGAAATGAATCGATTTCGCAATCCCGTTCCGTTCGCAAAGATCGAAGACGTCGACGGTGCGCTGCAGAATCGACGTCTCTTCCGGATCGATCACCACAATGGTTTGGCGTCCGGCACGGCCCGACTGCGTGCCGCGCTGCCGCAAAAATGTTTCGAGCGCCGCCAAATCCTGAAACTCGCCGAGGGGCTGCTCCTCCGCTTCGAGGCGAAAATGACCAAGCGGATCAATTTTCACGATCACGTAATCGTAACGCTGCTCAATCACCGGCGGTGGCGTTTCCTCCGGCGCTGGCAATCTGATCTGGCTTTTCGGCTGAATGTCGGTGATAATGATGAAGCCGAAAAGAATATTCAGGGCCACGTCAATCAGGCGCACGATCGTGCCACTGGAATTTATGGGTCGACCACGCATAAAGGCAAAAAAAGATAAAAAGATAAACAGACAAAAAGATGATGTACGAGTATCAATTAACCAACCGGCCAACCGCTTAACGGCTTTGGCTCGCGCGGATTACATCCAAGCCGCTCGGCAGCTTCAGCGCTTCGCAGGCGGCGACGGCTTTGAACACGTGCGCCATCGGCACGTCCCAATTGGCGCGAATGCGCACGCGCATGATGGCTTTCTCTCTGGCGAGCGCGGCTTGTGTTTGCCGCAGATAAATTTGCAGCACACGCGGATCGCCGACGCTGCGCGTTTCGTTGTCGATTAAAAAAGTGCCGTCGCGCATGACGCCGACAAACACCACTTCTTCCCGGTCCGGCACCGCCGGCGGCACGGCAACACTGCGCGGCAGCGCGATGATGCTCTTCTTGGTGATTTGCGAAATCGAAATAAACCCGAAGAGCAACAACAGCACGACGTCAATGAGGCGAATGATCGTGCCGCCCGTGGAAAAGAATTTTCTGTATCGCCGCATAAAACTTTGGAGTTCGGGAGTGTTGGAGTGTTGGCGCATTGGAGTTCCAACACTCGGCTTCATTTTACCCTCGCGCCAGCGCTCGGAACTCGAGCGGTTGAATTTCGGCACCCTCAAATTCCGCGATCACGCTGTTGAAACCACCGGCGGGGCCGAGGGTGTATTGCACTTCGGCAATGCCGTTGGCATTGGTGGTTTTCGTGATTTCCGTCGCCTGCTTTTCAAAACTGCCACGTCCGAGCGCAACGCGGAAATTCACTCTCACCCCGGCCACTGGATTGTTGCAGCGGTCCATCACTTTGACGCTCAACGGATCGGACAGGGTTTGCCCGACTTTGCCGGCTTGATCGTTGCCGCCCTCGATACGCGCCCGCGACGGCGGGCCGGGAACGATTTCGATTCTGGTCTGCCATTGCTGGTTCGGCTCGTTGACGAGCGCCAGGCGCATCTCGCAAATTTCCGGCGTGAGCGAGGCAATGAAATCGCAGCTCACCTCGCCGTTTTCCTTCGCCA
Coding sequences:
- a CDS encoding biopolymer transporter ExbD, whose protein sequence is MRGRPINSSGTIVRLIDVALNILFGFIIITDIQPKSQIRLPAPEETPPPVIEQRYDYVIVKIDPLGHFRLEAEEQPLGEFQDLAALETFLRQRGTQSGRAGRQTIVVIDPEETSILQRTVDVFDLCERNGIAKSIHFKDVTL
- a CDS encoding biopolymer transporter ExbD produces the protein MRQHSNTPELQSFMRRYRKFFSTGGTIIRLIDVVLLLLFGFISISQITKKSIIALPRSVAVPPAVPDREEVVFVGVMRDGTFLIDNETRSVGDPRVLQIYLRQTQAALAREKAIMRVRIRANWDVPMAHVFKAVAACEALKLPSGLDVIRASQSR